From one Drosophila subpulchrella strain 33 F10 #4 breed RU33 chromosome 3L, RU_Dsub_v1.1 Primary Assembly, whole genome shotgun sequence genomic stretch:
- the LOC119554156 gene encoding nucleolar MIF4G domain-containing protein 1 homolog → MVKIKKKEAKKKPLTRKEQRKQKSEVKKQNKRLYHAGKTNGPQRVAAAAEASAAQSLQGKNKKKKRSKKVIQNPDEIPKEQLLSGEIASDDDESIDSDFSDPEVDALMPKRAKVEVYEPLQGKKARKGGVIQRQDEEAARRKELRQQRELQTKSKKQRLKQLRLENEEEDREINKLEKKLKLNKSKDKNRLVRKMFNDGLDYLLDFVLDDEEEKLKWEEKQERKKRLKEQQEKEEEGMWSDEEDDEERDEAQGNFPEDDSGSEEELDDEDLSGDEEHSEEESEQEEEAPKVKEDIYGRKRDAEGNILPDPVEQEASAAGQKYIPPHQRALMAASAGSSEKQAEILARLLKQCKGLLNRLSEANLHKIAAGIEALYMKNSRFNMNETLTKLLQEALLGSTRTNERMVQEHMVLLAYLHAQIGSEIGAHFLQTFVELFDGYVKDIANLEVEDKQLNNLVLVLCYMYLFKIYELSLLMELIGKLADQLCEKSVECLLLIFQSIGFRLRKNDPLAFKTMMQRVQSQIATAPLELKENPRLRFMVDILNAVKNNNMQKLPQYDPELAENLRKRLKAMLKNDRYVVTLNITLEDLLRADKVGKWWIVGSAWTGNLDEMGSAKQKQDKNLAKTANGGFADQLLELARKQQMNTAERRNIFCIIMSAADYVDAFEKILHLALKDQRAVAYVIIHCALNEKRANPYYAHLALKFCQFNRKYQLAFQFASWDRINDIEKLSRPQIRNLASFLQQVILAAGLQLSVLKVVDFMQLDKLSFYFMKEVMVRLLLAPDEREVYQTFERVAKNTKLQQFKQSVRLFLQHFLLKEDQLEKLKLKEEEQQLLQQRVDHLDKLLAYVDL, encoded by the exons ATGgttaaaatcaagaaaaaagaGGCGAAAAAGAAGCCCTTGACCCGCAAGGAGCAAAGGAAGCAAAAGTCAGAGGTTAAAAAGCAGAATAAGCGCCTTTATCATGCCGGCAAAACTAACGGTCCTCAGCGcgtggcggcggcggcagaggCGTCGGCAGCGCAGTCGCTGCAGGGCAAAAACAAGAAGAAGAAAAGGAGCAAGAAAGTGATCCAAAATCCAGATGAAATTCCCAAGGAGCAGCTTTTATCCGGGGAAATAGCCAGCGACGATGATGAGTCCATCGATTCGGACTTCAGTGATCCCGAGGTGGATGCTCTGATGCCCAAAAGGGCGAAAGTAGAGGTCTACGAACCGCTACAGGGGAAAAAGGCGAGAAAAGGAGGCGTCATCCAAAGACAGGATGAGGAGGCGGCCAGGCGGAAGGAGCTCCGTCAGCAGAGGGAACTGCAGACGAAGTCCAAGAAGCAGCGGCTCAAGCAACTCCGCCTGGAGAACGAGGAGGAGGATCGCGAGATCAACAAGCTGGAGAAGAAGTTGAAACTCAACAAATCCAAGGACAAGAACCGTCTGGTTAGGAAGATGTTTAACGATGGCTTGGATTACCTGCTGGACTTTGTCCTGGATGACGAGGAGGAGAAGCTTAAGTGGGAGGAGAAGCAGGAGCGCAAGAAGCGGCTGAAGGAGCAGCAGGAAAAGGAGGAGGAGGGCATGTGGAGCGATGAGGAGGATGATGAGGAGCGGGATGAGGCCCAGGGTAACTTCCCCGAAGACGACAGTGGGTCGGAGGAGGAATTGGATGATGAAGACCTCAGTGGAGATGAGGAGCACAGCGAGGAGGAGTCCGAACAGGAGGAGGAGGCACCCAAAG TTAAAGAAGACATCTACGGACGCAAGCGTGATGCAGAGGGCAACATCCTGCCCGATCCCGTGGAGCAGGAGGCCTCTGCCGCCGGCCAGAAGTACATACCCCCACATCAGCGAGCTCTGATGGCCGCCAGTGCAGGATCCAGCGAAAAGCAGGCCGAGATTCTGGCCCGCCTTCTAAAGCAATGCAAAGGTCTGCTCAATCGTCTGTCCGAGGCCAATCTGCACAAGATCGCTGCTGGTATAGAGGCGCTCTACATGAAGAACTCCCGCTTCAACATGAACGAAACCCTGACCAAGTTACTTCAGGAAGCCCTGCTGGGCTCCACGCGAACCAATGAGCGAATGGTGCAGGAACATATGGTTTTGTTGGCCTATCTGCATGCCCAAATAGGCAGCGAGATTGGAGCGCATTTTCTGCAGACCTTTGTAGAGCTATTCGATGGTTATGTAAAGGATATCGCTAACCTGGAGGTCGAGGACAAGCAGTTGAATAACCTAGTGCTAGTCCTCTGCTACATGTACCTCTTTAAGATTTACGAGCTAAGCCTGCTGATGGAGCTGATAGGCAAATTGGCCGATCAGCTTTGCGAGAAGAGCGTGGAGTGCCTTTTGCTGATCTTCCAGTCAATTGGTTTCCGCCTGCGCAAGAACGATCCACTGGCTTTCAAGACCATGATGCAAAGAGTTCAATCGCAGATTGCCACTGCCCCACTGGAACTGAAAGAGAATCCCCGCCTACGTTTCATGGTGGACATTCTGAATGCTGTCAAGAACAACAACATGCAAAAGCTTCCTCAATATGATCCTGAGTTGGCAGAGAATCTCCGAAAACGTCTGAAGGCCATGTTGAAAAATGATCGCTATGTGGTTACCTTGAACATAACCCTAGAGGATCTTCTACGTGCCGATAAAGTGGGAAAATGGTGGATCGTGGGCTCCGCCTGGACGGGAAATCTCGATGAGATGGGTTCCGCCAAGCAAAAGCAGGATAAGAACTTAGCCAAGACTGCAAACGGAGGCTTCGCGGATCAGTTACTGGAGCTGGCCAGAAAGCAGCAGATGAACACCGCTGAAAGGAGGAATATCTTCTGCATCATAATGAGTGCCGCTGATTATGTGGATGCCTTCGAGAAGATCCTCCATTTGGCTCTGAAGGATCAGCGGGCGGTGGCCTATGTGATCATCCATTGCGCGCTCAACGAAAAGCGCGCCAATCCCTACTATGCTCATTTGGCCCTCAAATTCTGTCAGTTCAATAGAAAGTATCAGCTGGCCTTCCAGTTTGCCAGTTGGGACAGGATCAATGATATCGAAAAGCTTTCCAGGCCGCAAATTCGTAACCTGGCTAGTTTCCTTCAGCAAGTAATTCTAGCTGCTGGTTTGCAGCTCTCTGTGCTCAAAGTGGTGGACTTTATGCAGCTGGATAAACTGAGCTTTTACTTTATGAAAGAGGTGATGGTGAGGTTACTTTTGGCGCCGGATGAGCGGGAAGTCTATCAGACCTTCGAAAGAGTAGCCAAAAACACCAAGCTGCAGCAGTTCAAGCAGAGTGTCAGGCTTTTCCTGCAGCACTTCCTTTTGAAGGAGGATCAGCTGGAGAAGCTGAAGCTCAAGGAGGAGGAGCAACAGCTTCTGCAGCAGCGCGTGGACCACCTGGACAAGCTACTGGCCTATGTGGACTTGTAG
- the LOC119553128 gene encoding 39S ribosomal protein L23, mitochondrial yields the protein MSTRWYPIYQRGNPQLRVFLPNFWMKLIRPTEEQPPNVVTFSVSMEMTKYDVRSYLEKIYKLPVVDVRTRIALGETKKDQAYGYITKKDDVKLAYVTLPREESFVFPDFFAEKAERQAKEEKSLDESKEGFRRFLDRNKKRPGTPGWFSI from the exons ATGTCCACGAGGTGGTATCCCATCTACCAGCGCGGCAATCCGCAGCTGCGCGTTTTCCTGCCCAACTTCTGGATGAAGCTGATCCGCCCCACGGAGGAGCAGCCCCCCAATGTGGTCACCTTTTCGGTTTCGATGGAAATGACCAAATACGATGTGCGCAGCTATCTAGAGAAGATCTACAAGCTGCCAGTGGTGGATGTGCGCACCCGAATCGCCCTGGGAGAGACCAAGAAGGATCAGGCCTACGGATACATCACCAAGAAAGACGACGTGAAGCTGGCTTATGTAACATTG CCGAGGGAAGAGTCCTTTGTCTTCCCCGATTTCTTTGCGGAAAAGGCTGAAAGACAGGCCAAGGAGGAAAAGTCGCTGGATGAATCGAAAGAGGGCTTCCGCAGATTTCTGGACAGGAACAAGAAGCGACCCGGCACTCCGGGCTGGTTTTCCATTTAG
- the LOC119553429 gene encoding E3 ubiquitin-protein ligase MARCHF6, which yields MDDLSQGDICRVCRCEAQPDRPLFYPCICTGSIKYIHQDCLMQWMRYSHKEYCELCGYRFSFQPIYAPDMPRVLPLKDVLVGLMSAVLEGARCWLHYSLVGMAWFGVVPLSAYRTYRYLFRASSFDMILTLPFDIFSMENLAADAFRGCFVVTCTLLSFIGLVWLREQILHGGGPDWLEREDAPLQAAAAANPAPAPAAEAAPLLPQDDNNNAENAPQDVPMDNEGQNAAAQAQDAAPAAAAPAVDADADEQNWNPMEWDRAAEELTWERLLGLDGSLVFLEHVFWIISLNTMFIFTFAFCPYCVGNFILSSMDLLQPEKPLLHFHGLITTLFGYCCIGLTLVVLHFLARVFRLRRVCWFIGLCYIVVKVSLLSVVEIGVLPLICGWWLDICSLPLLDASLKDRKASFKAAPGTSLFVHWMFGMVYVYYFAAFISLLREVLRPGVLWIFRNVNDPDFSPIQEMIHVPIVRHIRRLVASAMIFGFAVFLMLWLPIRILQVAWPNFLPYALSGDAEVNDLSLQLLLLQIVLPGFFEQTQTRIWLKGLLRIWCTAVAWLLGIRSYLLPAPEPEPENPAAGEEGGENAAGENGNQEGEAEGAAAPPPPPPPPPPPVEPAPAPRNLAAAHQAIMQRDAPVGFQPYDKPSLFAIRLCALLSLMCLSIVCAAMLTLTVPVYIGRRLMLLWTGQPGEKAAGAAAAAGAVEVAGNLAPLDAEGARKNERLLRSHELYTAEIGGYLCWIVCRGVAVVVTLLPQGRAAIVSKLKHWARVALQYALPVLTLLGIFVLVPLLFGLLLELVVVIPLRVPLRKTPIHFLWQDWALGVLYSKIAIALTLMGPDWHLKRALERAYMDGLRDFDLKFVMRDLAVPVVTTFGLALAAPYVLAHMVFPIFLADAYARHAIARLVYPVSFIVVGSICFVLFQIKQLKKLYLSIKVDKYLVGQRLVNYEHRKKQQQQQQQQQEEEEQQRAARELKELQEREREREREQLAQEQDLAELL from the exons ATGGACGACCTGTCGCAGGGCGACATCTGCCGCGTGTGCCGCTGCGAGGCACAGCCGGATAGGCCGCTCTTCTACCCGTGCATCTGCACGGGATCGATCAAGTACATCCACCAGGACTGTCTGATGCAATGGATGCGCTACTCGCACAAGGAGTACTGCGAGCTGTGCGGCTACCGCTTCAGCTTCCAGCCAATCTACGCCCCGGACATGCCGCGTGTCCTGCCGCTGAAGGACGTCCTGGTGGGCCTTATGTCCGCCGTTTTGGAGGGCGCCCGCTGTTGGCTTCATTATTCCTTGGTAGGAATGGCCTGGTTTGGCGTGGTCCCTTTATCCGCCTATAGGACCTATAGGTACCTGTTCCGGGCCAGCTCCTTCGACATGATCCTCACGCTGCCCTTCGACATCTTCTCCATGGAGAACCTCGCAGCGGATGCTTTTCGCGGCTGCTTTGTGGTCACATGCACGCTGCTATCTTTTATAGGATTAGTGTGGCTGCGCGAGCAGATTCTCCATGGCGGCGGACCCGACTGGCTGGAGCGGGAGGATGCCCCTCTGCAGGCTGCAGCGGCTGCTAATCCGGCGCCAGCTCCCGCTGCGGAAGCAGCTCCACTGCTGCCCCAGGACGACAACAACAATGCCGAAAATGCGCCGCAAGATGTGCCCATGGATAATGAGGGACAGAATGCTGCAGCCCAGGCCCAGGATGCCGCTCCAGCGGCCGCAGCTCCCGCTGTGGACGCCGATGCTGACGAACAGAACTGGAATCCTATGGAATGGGATCGGGCTGCCGAGGAGCTCACCTGGGAGCGCCTCCTCGGACTCGATGGCTCGCTGGTTTTCCTCGAGCACGTCTTTTGGATCATCTCGCTGAACACCATGTTCATCTTCACCTTCGCCTTTTGTCCCTATTGCGTGGGCAACTTCATCCTAAGCTCCATGGATCTGCTGCAGCCGGAGAAGCCACTGCTGCACTTTCACGGCCTGATTACCACTTTGTTTGGCTACTGTTGCATCGGATTGACTCTGGTGGTGTTGCACTTCCTCGCCAGAGTTTTCCGACTgcgaagagtctgctggttcATCGGATTGTGCTACATTGTGGTCAAGGTATCGTTACTCTCTGTGGTGGAAATTGGAGTGCTTCCGCTTATTTGCGGCTGGTGGCTGGACATCTGTTCGTTACCCTTGCTGGATGCCAGCTTGAAGGATCGTAAGGCCagctttaaggctgctccggGCACCTCTCTATTTGTCCACTGGATGTTTGGCATGGTCTATGTTTATTACTTTGCCGCTTTCATCTCGCTGTTGAGGGAGGTGCTTCGGCCGGGAGTGCTCTGGATATTCCGCAATGTCAACGATCCGGACTTTAGTCCCATCCAGGAGATGATCCATGTACCAATTGTGAGGCACATCCGTCGTTTGGTAGCCTCGGCCATGATCTTTGGCTTCGCGGTGTTCTTGATGCTTTGGCTGCCTATTAGAATTCTGCAGGTGGCCTGGCCCAACTTCTTGCCCTATGCGCTGAGTGGCGATGCGGAGGTCAACGATCTTAGTCTGCAATTGCTGCTCCTGCAG ATCGTTTTGCCAGGCTTTTTCGAGCAGACCCAAACACGCATCTGGCTAAAGGGGCTACTACGCATTTGGTGCACAGCGGTGGCCTGGCTGCTGGGAATTCGAAGTTACCTGCTCCCAGCACCAGAACCGGAGCCCGAGAATCCCGCAGCTGGCGAAGAGGGCGGGGAGAATGCCGCTGGCGAGAATGGAAACCAGGAGGGCGAGGCTGAGGGAGCTGCAgcgccaccaccaccgccgcctCCACCGCCACCGCCAGTGGAACCGGCGCCTGCGCCACGGAACCTGGCCGCCGCCCATCAGGCCATCATGCAGCGCGATGCACCCGTGGGATTCCAGCCGTACGACAAGCCCTCGCTGTTCGCCATCCGTTTGTGCGCCCTTCTATCGCTGATGTGTTTGTCCATCGTGTGTGCGGCCATGTTGACGCTCACGGTTCCCGTGTACATTGGCCGCCGGTTGATGCTGCTCTGGACAGGACAGCCGGGTGAGAAGGCAGCGGGTGCGGCAGCTGCAGCCGGAGCAGTAGAAGTGGCTGGAAATCTAGCGCCATTGGATGCGGAAGGAGCCAGGAAGAACGAGCGATTGCTGCGCTCGCATGAGCTGTACACCGCTGAGATTGGTGGCTACCTGTGCTGGATTGTCTGCCGGGGAGTGGCCGTGGTGGTCACCCTGTTGCCCCAAGGACGCGCGGCTATTGTCAGCAAACTAAAACACTGGGCACGAGTGGCATTACAATATGCCCTGCCAGTTCTAACACTCCTCGGAATATTCGTGCTGGTTCCTTTGCTATTTGGATTACTACTCGAACTGGTGGTGGTGATTCCCCTACGCGTTCCCTTGCGCAAGACACCCATCCACTTCCTGTGGCAGGATTGGGCGCTCGGAGTGCTGTACAGCAAGATAGCCATCGCCTTGACTTTGATGGGTCCGGATTGGCACTTAAAACGGGCCTTGGAGCGCGCCTACATGGATGGATTGCGCGATTTTGATTTGAAGTTTGTGATGCGGGACTTGGCGGTGCCGGTTGTTACTACATTTGGCCTGGCTCTGGCCGCTCCCTACGTTCTGGCCCACATGGTGTTCCCGATTTTCCTGGCCGACGCTTATGCCCGGCATGCCATCGCCCGTCTCGTGTACCCTGTTAGCTTCATTGTGGTGGGCAGCATCTGCTTCGTTTTGTTCCAGATCAAGCAGCTGAAGAAGCTTTACCTGTCCATAAAGGTGGATAAGTATCTGGTGGGTCAGCGGCTGGTCAACTATGAGCACCgcaagaagcagcagcagcaacagcagcagcagcaggaggaggaggaacaGCAGCGGGCGGCTCGAGAATTGAAGGAGCTCCAGGAGAGGGAGAGGGAGCGGGAACGGGAGCAGCTGGCCCAGGAGCAGGACTTGGCTGAGCTTCTGTAA
- the LOC119553129 gene encoding thioredoxin, mitochondrial gives MQRQMVNILGQTTRRLVGGQQFRPLSVSSQRQEIFKVQSVEDFDKKVKNSQQPVIVDFFATWCNPCKLLTPRIESIVGEQAGSIKLAKVDIDEHSELALDYDVAAVPVLVVMQNGKEVQRMVGLQDEDKIRAWVAAAVKQAK, from the exons ATGCAGCGACAGATGGTAAATATCCTGGGACAGACGACGCGTCGATTGGTCGGTGGCCAGCAATTCCGGCCGTTGTCAGTTTCCTCGCAGCGCCAGGAGATCTTCAAAGTCCAAAGTGTCGAGGACTTCGACAAGAAAGTGAAGAACAGCCAGCAGCCCGTGATTGTGGACTTTTTTGCAAC ATGGTGTAATCCGTGCAAGCTGCTGACCCCAAGAATCGAGAGCATTGTGGGCGAACAGGCGGGTTCCATCAAATTGGCCAAAGTGGATATAGATGAGCACAGCGAACTGGCTCTGGACTACGATGTGGCCGCCGTGCCCGTCCTGGTGGTGATGCAGAATGGCAAGGAGGTGCAGCGCATGGTGGGCCTCCAGGATGAGGACAAAATCCGCGCCTGGGTTGCCGCCGCCGTCAAGCAGGCAAAGTAG